The following are encoded together in the Erwinia sp. E602 genome:
- the sctI gene encoding type III secretion system inner rod subunit SctI — MFPIKANVLSGYIPENNSLSHQEEIPASIHDHNFTNLVSKEFNKVSESNEQYKDVINNLSQSPRFTSDPEKLLMLQNYIGEYTNYVSLVSTLARKAVSTIETLEKSQ, encoded by the coding sequence ATGTTCCCGATCAAAGCAAATGTTTTATCTGGTTATATCCCTGAAAATAACAGTCTCAGTCATCAGGAAGAGATCCCTGCAAGTATTCACGACCATAACTTCACTAACTTAGTTAGCAAAGAATTTAATAAAGTCAGTGAAAGCAACGAGCAGTATAAAGACGTTATTAATAATTTAAGTCAGTCGCCGCGATTCACCAGCGATCCTGAAAAATTGTTAATGCTGCAAAATTATATTGGTGAATACACTAACTATGTATCACTTGTCAGTACACTTGCACGAAAAGCTGTAAGCACAATTGAAACCTTGGAAAAATCGCAGTAA
- the sctJ gene encoding type III secretion system inner membrane ring lipoprotein SctJ translates to MLKKTLRASPLLLALVMLTACSDIVILDNLSQDQANQVLAILQQHNIAVQKNGTLKSGYTVTVNPVESTAALSVISQYQLPWSADVQIAQAFPESSLVASPNAEQARILSLQEQRLAQTLRVIAQVVNVKVHISYPPLDNTLATKKTDNHVGVLISYKGDIDENIFISQIKSLIKHSLDDVRFENISVVLFPAPVIQYASPTQVPAVPTGSWALLLSVFGLAATGIGGCLFYLTRQRYQSKSRSQLKSENEELSSDE, encoded by the coding sequence ATGTTAAAAAAAACTTTGCGTGCGTCCCCGCTGTTGCTGGCGCTCGTCATGCTTACTGCATGTAGTGATATTGTGATACTGGACAACCTGAGTCAGGATCAGGCTAATCAGGTTCTGGCAATATTGCAGCAACATAACATTGCAGTGCAAAAAAATGGTACGCTTAAGTCAGGGTATACGGTTACCGTAAACCCTGTGGAATCCACCGCTGCTCTCTCTGTAATCAGTCAGTATCAACTGCCATGGTCAGCGGATGTACAGATAGCTCAGGCGTTTCCCGAAAGTTCACTGGTGGCTTCACCTAATGCTGAACAGGCTCGTATCCTGTCTCTTCAGGAACAGCGTCTGGCACAGACGCTGAGGGTTATTGCACAGGTGGTAAATGTAAAAGTTCACATCAGCTATCCTCCACTAGATAATACTCTGGCCACTAAAAAAACCGACAACCATGTAGGAGTGTTGATTTCATATAAAGGGGATATTGATGAGAATATTTTCATTTCACAAATAAAATCTCTAATAAAACACAGCCTGGATGATGTACGTTTTGAAAACATATCGGTAGTGCTGTTTCCTGCACCGGTTATTCAGTATGCATCTCCGACCCAGGTTCCTGCTGTACCGACGGGGAGCTGGGCTCTGCTGCTGTCTGTCTTTGGCCTTGCTGCTACCGGGATTGGAGGGTGTTTATTTTATTTAACCCGGCAGCGTTATCAGTCTAAAAGCAGAAGCCAGTTAAAATCCGAAAATGAAGAGTTATCTTCAGATGAATGA
- a CDS encoding type III secretion protein — translation MAAALERTLSYCAEVNAEHQSHSIKIREESEKVGFTTGFTLFFSQLLSMFDEYEKKQTARFSSFRRDIFMKLQTSFHDPVIVERIIHHLQEKSGHQKDMKIIIPRQVPLPEGVELSNYQFTDDNHITVQNDSDAIRFPSESLCLQWTNEARKALEDTEIEMASLIPDTLAQIGAQLIALSQCSQTSQSDMQTCETGEDNDSL, via the coding sequence ATGGCTGCAGCTCTGGAGCGCACGCTCAGCTATTGCGCAGAGGTTAATGCAGAGCACCAGTCACATTCGATTAAAATCAGAGAAGAGAGTGAAAAGGTCGGTTTCACCACTGGCTTTACGCTGTTTTTTAGCCAACTTCTGAGCATGTTTGATGAATATGAAAAAAAACAAACTGCGCGTTTCTCCTCGTTCAGACGAGACATATTCATGAAACTGCAAACATCGTTTCATGACCCTGTTATCGTTGAACGAATCATTCACCACCTGCAGGAGAAAAGCGGGCACCAGAAGGATATGAAAATTATAATACCGCGTCAGGTTCCATTACCTGAGGGGGTAGAATTATCGAATTATCAGTTTACAGATGATAATCACATCACCGTGCAGAATGACAGTGATGCGATCAGATTCCCCAGCGAGTCCCTTTGTCTTCAATGGACAAATGAAGCGAGGAAAGCGCTGGAAGATACAGAAATAGAAATGGCCTCCTTGATTCCTGACACCCTAGCTCAAATCGGCGCACAGCTGATAGCATTAAGTCAATGCAGCCAGACATCTCAATCGGATATGCAAACCTGTGAAACTGGTGAAGACAATGATTCCCTGTAA
- the sctF gene encoding type III secretion system needle filament subunit SctF, which produces MADIGYVPGFDENIFLDRTSLGFETGAENLMKELKKAQDAMEKDPSNPSALAAYQGKLQAYTLFRNAQTSTVKAYKDIGASIIQNFR; this is translated from the coding sequence ATGGCTGATATTGGTTACGTTCCTGGGTTTGATGAAAACATTTTTCTGGACAGAACATCTCTGGGTTTTGAGACGGGTGCAGAAAATCTTATGAAGGAATTGAAAAAAGCACAGGATGCTATGGAAAAAGATCCTTCAAACCCAAGTGCACTTGCTGCCTATCAGGGAAAACTGCAGGCATACACTCTGTTCCGTAATGCACAAACCAGTACGGTAAAGGCTTACAAAGATATCGGTGCCAGCATTATTCAGAACTTCAGATAA